The genomic stretch AATTAAGTTTCACACCGGTAGCTTTTTCAAATGTATTGATCAGTTCCAATACAGAAACGCCTTTACCCGTTCCAATATTAAAGACTTCCACCTTCTCCTTCTGCTTGTTATTCAAAATGCGATCCATTGCGATAACGTGAGCCTTCGCCAAATCCACTACATATATATAGTCACGGATGCAAGAACCGTCCGGTGTATCATAATCATCCCCAAACACACTCAGTTTTTCACGAATACCCATTGCTGTCTGAGTAACGTAGGGTAACAAGTTTTGTGGAACACCATTAGGTAATTCACCTATTAATGCAGTGGGATGTGCGCCAATAGGATTAAAGTAACGCAACATAATAGCATTAATAGGCGATCCCGAAGCAACTGTATCACGAATAATTTCTTCATTGATCTGTTTTGTATTACCATACGGAGACTCAGCCTTCTTAATCGGAGCCTCTTCCGTTACAGGAAGAACATCGGGCTGACCATACACCGTACATGATGATGAAAAAATAATACCTTCTACTCCATGTTTCGGCATTAACTCCAACAGGTTAATCAATGAAACCAAGTTATTGCGATAATACAACAACGGTTTTTGTACCGATTCACCCACAGCCTTGCTAGCCGCAAAATGAATAATACCTTTTATGCCCGGATATTTAGTAAACAGCTTGTCCATTCCCTCAAAATCCAAGCAATCCAACTTTTCAAATGCAGGACGGATTCCTGAAACCTTTTCTATATTATCTACCACATCGGCGCTTGAATTGGACAAATTGTCCACAATCACTACGTCGTAACCGCTATTTTGCAGCTCTACTACCGTATGAGAACCGATGTAGCCGGTTCCTCCTGTTACTAAAATTCTTTCTTTCATAATACTTAATATTCTGTCGTTTTCTAATAGGTTCAAAACAACTTCGACGGGTAAATCCCTTTTCGTATCATATCATTGATACGAAGCAGGACTTGTATCTTGTCATCATGCGATACCAACCCCATCCATCTGGCAGGTGTCTCAATCACTTTCACCCTGACTCCGTCAGCAATACGCTCATTCATAAAAGCCGGAATAGAATAATGAGCTTTCATATCCATTCCATTCTCATCTATAAACTTATCGAACGCCTTCTTCATCTCACCAAATACCTGCGGAGTAAATCCCCACATATTCATTGAAACCAAGCTGTTGTCATCCAAAGCTACCCATTTATGTAATTCATTAGGATACATCGGATTTCCACTTATCCGTTCTACTCCTACACGGTCTGTAACGGACAACAGATATCCCTTTTCATCCACTTCACAAATACCACGGGTAACCCCTCCGCTTTCCGCCAATACATTTCTCAGCCTGTAGCAAATATTGAAACTATGGTAGTCAGCTTCTCCCAACATCACCAGATTATCATATAACAATTCAAAACTTTCTCTTTGGTAAAAGTTCACGGCATTTATCACACCGAATGGAGAGTCAATCAACTCTTCTCCCATCAAAACAGCTCTTACCGAGCCGTACAGTGCTTTGCGTTTCGGATTACGCTTTTCTTCAGGAATCGTTTCCACATCCTGATAAACATACTCCACTTCTACCACATGTTCATATTTGCCTGATACCAGTTTCTTGAATTCTTGTTCAAAATGTCTGCTTATGACAAATACGATCTTATCAAATCCGACTCTTACGGCATCATATATGGAAAAATCTAATATTGTTTCGCCATTAGGACCTATTCCCTCCAGCTGTTTCAATCCACCATATTTATTCCCCATAGTGGCCGCGAGTACAATCAAGGTCATAGCCATTTAATCTCTCTATTAATTCTAATGCAAAAATAAGCATAAAAATTGAATTTACGGACAAGAACAATGGATTTCTTTCTAATAAAAAAGTCCGAAGCTGTGCTCCGGACTTCTGAATCGGTTTATTTTAACGATGAAGTGAACTATTCTATTCCAAACAGAACACCCAAACCTTTGTCTACACCTGAAAATCCCATGAATGCCATTGCCAGCAGACCGGCAGTAACCAATGCGATAGCCATTCCCTGCATTCCTTTAGGTATATTCACCAAACTTAATTGTTCACGGATACCTGCAAACAATACCATAGCCAAAGCAAAACCAAGAGCTGTAGAGAAGGCGTAAACCACGCCAGTCAACAAATCAAAATCTTTCTGAATGACCAAGATAGCTACACCCAAAATACAGCAGTTAGTGGTTATCAACGGAAGGAATACTCCTAATGCCTGATAAAGGGCAGGAGACACTTTCTTCAATATGATTTCCACCATCTGTACCAATGCTGCAATGACAAGGATAAACGCAATGGTCTGCAAATATTCCAATCCGAAAGCATCGAGTACAAATTTCTGGATAAGATAGGTAACAATGGTAGCGATGGTAAGCACGAATGCAACAGCCGCACCCATACCCGTAGCTGTCTCAACTTTTTTGGATACACCGAGGAACGGGCAGATACCCAAGAATTGTGACAACACAATGTTGTTCACAAATATAGCGGTGATAAATATCAATATATATTCCATATTCTTACTTTTTACGGGTTATGCTTTCTTCAGTTTATTCACAATCGCAATAAGGTATCCCAATGCAATGAAGGCTCCCGGTGCGAGAACGAAAATCAACATTCCGTATTGCTCAGGCATGATAGTGATATCAAACAACTTGCCTGTGCCTAGGAACTCACGTACACCACCAAGGATAGTCAATGCAAGAGTAAATCCGAGCCCCATACCCAGTCCATCGAAGAATGAAGGCACGGGACCGTTCTTTGCTGCAAAAGCTTCGGCACGTCCCAGCAGAATACAGTTTACTACGATCAATGGGATAAACAAGCCCAAAGTAGCATAAAGTGCCGGCACATATGCCTGCATAATCATCTGCAACAAGGTTACGAATGATGCAATAACCACAACAAAGGCCGGAATGCGCACCATATCAGGTATCAAATTCTTAATGGCCGAAATTACAACATTAGAACAGATTAATACAAAAGCCGTAGCCAATCCCATTCCCATACCATTGATGGCAGAAGATGTTGTTCCTAATGTAGGACACATACCCAAAAGAAGTACAAACGTGGGATTCTCTTTTACAATCCCGTTCATCAATACTTTAAAATTATTCATAGTCTGCTCCTTCCTTATTTTTTATTTTTACAATCTTGCTTGGGACATTCTACTTTTTTGCAGTCTGCCTTATCGCAGTTAGCAGGATCACATTTATCGCTACAAACAGTCTTGCAGGCTGTAGAGTCACAAACCTGCTTACATGCCTCGTTTCCTTCACATTGAGCATCGCAGGCAGTAGCATTTTCGGCAACAGTTTCAGACACTTGCTGAGTTGCACCACTAGCGCCATCCACATTCTGACCACTATATGCTGCATAAGCATTGTTCACAGCTTTTAGAAAAGCACGTGTAGTGATGGTAGAAGCTGTGATAGCATCTATCTGACCACCATCCTTATTTACCACCAATGCTCCCTGTCCCGGATTCATACCGGTAATGTCGCCTTTTGCACCTTTCTTAAACCAATCAGCCGCCTTTGACCCCAAGCCCGGAGTCTCAGCATGGCTCAACAAAGAATAGTCTATGATATTTCCCTCTTTGTCAAAACCTACCAGCACACTCAAAGCGCCACCAAAACCATTGGCAGAAGATTCTACGGCAGCACCAATAAATTCGCCACCCTTGGTTGCCTTATATATTTTATAAGTAGCACCATCCAATTCTATAGTTTCAGGAGCTTCCGCAGGATTGTTATCAAACCCCGGAACTACAACTGCAATAGCGTCACTCAAAGCTTTTGCATTAGCCTCAGCAATAGGACCGGCAGTCAGTTGGTTGACATAAGCCAAAAGTCCGGTTGCAATCACAGTAATCGCTGTCAGCACGATAACCATGTTTTTCAAAGATGATTCTAGTTTTTTCATTTCTTCACGACCTCCCCGAATCTTTTAGGTTTACAATAAGTATTGATTAACGGAGTGAATGCGTTCATAATGAATATAGCGAAAGACATACCTTCGGGATATGCACCGAACAAACGGATAACCACGGTCAGGAAACCGATAGCCACACCGTATATAATCATACCTTTATGAGTCATAGGCGAAGTAACATAGTCGGTTGCCATGAAAATAGCACCCAACATCAAACCACCTGTAAACAAGTGAGCCAACGGAGATGCGTAAGCCACCGGATCAACCAAATGCATCAGACCGGCAAATACAAATACAGTCACCAGAATAGATACAGGAATATGCCAGGAAATAATCTTTTTCCATAGCATATATCCCAGGCCAAGCAATAAAGCCAATGCACTCACCTCACCTAGCGAACCCGGGTTATTACCCAGAAACAGACTTAATGTATCGGGCAACTGACCTAAAGCATTTACATCACCCTTTACAGCCATTTTCATCAATGCCAGCGGAGTAGCACCGGTTTCAGCATCGGTATAACTTCCCCATTGTTGAACCAACGGCCATGAAGTCATCTGCACAGGAAAAGAAATCAGCAAGAAGATACGACCTACCAACGCAGGATTAAAAGGATTACAACCCAATCCGCCGAAAGTCATCTTGCCCACACCGATTGCCACCAACGCACCGATGATAATAATCCAAAGCGGCAAGTTGGAAGGCAGATTGAATGCCAGCAACACACCGGTTATAATAGCCGAACCATCACAGATGGTAGAGCGTTCTCTCTTCAAAATAAACTTGGTAA from Phocaeicola dorei encodes the following:
- the rsxA gene encoding electron transport complex subunit RsxA; this translates as MEYILIFITAIFVNNIVLSQFLGICPFLGVSKKVETATGMGAAVAFVLTIATIVTYLIQKFVLDAFGLEYLQTIAFILVIAALVQMVEIILKKVSPALYQALGVFLPLITTNCCILGVAILVIQKDFDLLTGVVYAFSTALGFALAMVLFAGIREQLSLVNIPKGMQGMAIALVTAGLLAMAFMGFSGVDKGLGVLFGIE
- the rsxE gene encoding electron transport complex subunit RsxE; the encoded protein is MNNFKVLMNGIVKENPTFVLLLGMCPTLGTTSSAINGMGMGLATAFVLICSNVVISAIKNLIPDMVRIPAFVVVIASFVTLLQMIMQAYVPALYATLGLFIPLIVVNCILLGRAEAFAAKNGPVPSFFDGLGMGLGFTLALTILGGVREFLGTGKLFDITIMPEQYGMLIFVLAPGAFIALGYLIAIVNKLKKA
- the galE gene encoding UDP-glucose 4-epimerase GalE, whose amino-acid sequence is MKERILVTGGTGYIGSHTVVELQNSGYDVVIVDNLSNSSADVVDNIEKVSGIRPAFEKLDCLDFEGMDKLFTKYPGIKGIIHFAASKAVGESVQKPLLYYRNNLVSLINLLELMPKHGVEGIIFSSSCTVYGQPDVLPVTEEAPIKKAESPYGNTKQINEEIIRDTVASGSPINAIMLRYFNPIGAHPTALIGELPNGVPQNLLPYVTQTAMGIREKLSVFGDDYDTPDGSCIRDYIYVVDLAKAHVIAMDRILNNKQKEKVEVFNIGTGKGVSVLELINTFEKATGVKLNYQIVGRRAGDIEKVWANPDFANKELGWKAEANLEDTLRSAWNWQLKLRERGIQ
- a CDS encoding RnfABCDGE type electron transport complex subunit D: MANKLIVSLSPHVHSGDSIQKNMYGVLIALIPALLVSFYMFGLGAVVVTLTSVAACVFFEWAITKFILKRERSTICDGSAIITGVLLAFNLPSNLPLWIIIIGALVAIGVGKMTFGGLGCNPFNPALVGRIFLLISFPVQMTSWPLVQQWGSYTDAETGATPLALMKMAVKGDVNALGQLPDTLSLFLGNNPGSLGEVSALALLLGLGYMLWKKIISWHIPVSILVTVFVFAGLMHLVDPVAYASPLAHLFTGGLMLGAIFMATDYVTSPMTHKGMIIYGVAIGFLTVVIRLFGAYPEGMSFAIFIMNAFTPLINTYCKPKRFGEVVKK
- a CDS encoding RnfABCDGE type electron transport complex subunit G; protein product: MKKLESSLKNMVIVLTAITVIATGLLAYVNQLTAGPIAEANAKALSDAIAVVVPGFDNNPAEAPETIELDGATYKIYKATKGGEFIGAAVESSANGFGGALSVLVGFDKEGNIIDYSLLSHAETPGLGSKAADWFKKGAKGDITGMNPGQGALVVNKDGGQIDAITASTITTRAFLKAVNNAYAAYSGQNVDGASGATQQVSETVAENATACDAQCEGNEACKQVCDSTACKTVCSDKCDPANCDKADCKKVECPKQDCKNKK